A stretch of DNA from Acropora muricata isolate sample 2 unplaced genomic scaffold, ASM3666990v1 scaffold_246, whole genome shotgun sequence:
TTCCCTCGCTTTCTAGTGCGAGTAGTTGGGGGTCCATGGCAGATCTCAGAGATAATGAGCTGTCCCCTATGGACGACTCGTCTTCTGTATCTAACGTtactgataaaaagaaaacaaaaactagtgATAAAAACGTACCTGAAGGTACCAGTAACGTAGTAAGGGTTATTGCAAATACCGAAAGTGatgtaagtaatgaaagtaaccaATGTATGGAAAGTATTGAAAGTATGGAAAGTTCTGAacgtaatgaaagtaatgaaagtaatgaaagtaatgaaatgAAAGGTGATGAAATACCTAACAAAAACGTAGTGAGTAATGAAATAGAAAATATGGATGATGCTAGTCAAAGCATCCTTACAGATAAAGTTATCCACCGGTGTGAGGAGGGGCCTCCATCGGTTAATCCTAGTTCTGATTCCTTCTCTGTCTCTGCCTCTGGTTCTCTGGTTCAAAGCGTAGCTTGGCTGATCCTTCCTCCGAAGGAGCAGCTCGAACTAAAAAAGTGGCTAAGGCGTCGAGCCGTAAGGCTCGTAAACCGTCTTCGTCCACGCCTTCTCTTCCGACTACTCTTCCTGGTGCTGCTAAGCATGTGGGTCTGCCCTCGTCCGTATCGGCAGTGCCCCCACGCAACCGGGCTCGTTAGTTCctcttcctttctctttcgCGCGTCTCTACCTCCTCCTCACGATGGCTTTGTCCATCATTTCTCTAAATGTGTATGGCCTTCGGGATCAAGATAAACGCTCTGGGTTGCGGCAGTGGATCTCCTCCCTTCCGTTTAATGTTGACATTGTCTGCCTACAAGAGGCGCATGTGGTGTCGCAAGCTGAGGCTTCTCTTTGGTTTTCGTCTGCTGGTTTCGCTGTTGCGTCCTCCCCTGGTACTAATCGTTCGTGTGGTATTATTATGTTAGCGCGGCCATCTTGTCTCATGGTTAATTCATGGCCTGACCGGGATGGTCGCTTTCTCATGTGTGAGTTCTCTTGTCGTGGTAAAGTTTTTCGTGTTGCTACTATTTATGCTCCCAACCGCAACCCAGAtcgtaatgacttctttgattcTGTCTCGTCCAAAATGGATGTTTCCGTGCCCACCAttctttgtggtgattttaACTGCGTTCTTGATCGTTCAGTTGACCGGCGTGGGGCGGCACAGGACGACTACTCACGGGAGAGTGTCCGGGCTCTCTCTGCTCTTCTTGACGCGGCCGCGGTTACCGATGTCTGGCGCTATCTACATCCCTCGTCGTCTTCCTTCACCTGGTCACGGTGGGATGGGACTGCTGCATCCCGCATTGATCTTATAGGGTGTCCCTATGCCTGGTTGTCTCAGGTGTCCTCGTCGGATATTCACCCATGTCCTTTTTCGGATCATTGTGCCATCTCCATGGTCTTTGCAATCCCGGAGGCAGCCCCGCCGGGGCCGGGTGTATGGAAACTAAACACCTCCATTCTCGATGATGCAGAATATGTCGACCTCATCAGCACATTTTGGGGTCGTTGGCGTCAGGCGCAAGGGGGTTACCCCTCTCTTGTTAAATGGTGGGATGCTGGCAAATCTCGTATTAAGGGTATCACCATCGCCTACAGCTCCAAAAGGCTCAGAGAGCTACTGCTGCTCGTGATCTCCTGACTCGGCTCGCTGGTCACCTTAAAAGCCGGGTGGACGCTGGCTTTGTGGACTGTATGGTCCCTTATCGATCGACTTTGACTCAGATCGAACGGTTGGATATTGCAGCTGCGAGGGGAGCTCAGGTGCGCTCCCGTTCCCGCTGGATTGAGGAGGGGGAGTCTTCGTCGGCCTTTTTTCTCCGGCAAGAGAAATAGTGTGGGTTGGACGGTCGTATCTCTGCGCTGAGACAGGGGAATGGTTCCATCGTGTCTTCCCCTGGGGATCTCTGTGAGACTTTTCAGTCGTTCTATACTTCTTTATTTTCGTCTGAGCCGGTAGACACTGCTGCTCAGGATTCGCTCTTCGAGAACATGGAGTCGTCGTTGTCCGAGGGTCAGGCCAAGGTCTGTGAGGGCCGCTTGTCGCAGGATGAGTGTTCTACTGCTCTGAACGGGATGGCCCACAATAAGGCCCCCGGTAGCGACGGTCTCCCTATGGAGTTTTATGTTAAATTTGGCATGTCTTGGGTGCTGACCCCGTCCTCACCTTGAACTCTTCTTTGTCTACTGGCTCTCTTCACCTGTCTCAGCGCCGGGGTCTCATCACTCTCTCCTTCAAAAAGGGAGATCGCCTGGAACCGAAAAACTGGCGTCCCATCACGTTGCTAAACGTCGACTATAAGATCGCCTCTAGGGCATTGGCGGGGCGGTTGCGTCAGGTCATCCATGCCGTGGTGGCGCCTGATCAGAGCTGTGGAGTCCCTGGTCGGTATATAGGCGAGAACGTCTCCTTTCTCCGTGATGTGGTACACTTCGCTTCTTCCTCTGATGTCCCTGTCGCAATCCTCTCTCTTGACCAGGAGAAGGCTTTCGACAGGGTGGACTGGTCTTTCCTGCGTCGCACTCTCTGTCATATGGGCTTTGGCCCTGATTTTGTTCATTGGGTTGATGTGTTGTATGGTGGTGTACAAAGTGCTGTAAATGTCAATGgttatctttcttctttcttttcgctAACTCGTGGTGTTCGTCAAGGTTGCCCCCTTTCTCCTCTCTTGTATGTCCTTTACGCAGAAGTTCTCGCCTGTAATATCCGTGCTAACCCCTCCATCTCGGGTCTCGCTCTGCCAGGGGAATCGCAGCCCCTCCCGGTGATCTCccagtatgcggatgataccacCTTGGTTGTTACCTCTGATCGGGCCATTACAGCGGTTTTTAACACCTACTCGCTTTTCGAGAAAGGCTCAGGGTCCCGTCTCAATCTGGACAAGTGCAGGGGTTTGTGGCTTGGGCCGTGGAAAGATCGCCAGTACCACCCAGTCGACCTGCAGTGGTGCTCTGATAAGATCAAGGTTCTCGGCATTTATGTTGGCCCGACTGTCACTGATGAAGACAACTGGCGTCCCCGCATCTCTGCGGTCGAAAACGTTCTCCATTCCTGGCGTCAGCGGTCTCTCTCACTCAGTGGAAGAGCTCTTATCATCAACTCGCTCGCCCTCTCCCGCATCTGGTATGTGGCGTCTATGGTTCCTATGCCGGACTCTGTATCACGGGAACTAAACACGgctatttttaagtttttttggaagggCAAACCGGATCTCGTCTCACGTTCAACCATCGCTCAGCACCCGTTTTTGGGTGGCCTCTCTGTCGTTTCAATCGGATCTAAGGCCCAAGCCCTCTTAGCTCAATGGGTAAAACGGTGGTCCCTCAATCCGGGACCCTGGTCTACTCTCATGTCGTTTTGGTTCACCTCACTCTTCCGGTCTTctccttttgaagtttttcTTGCCCCTTTGCGTTTGCCCCGGAGCGTCTCCCTCCCTTTTATCATGCCCTACTCCTTGCCTGGCGCTCCCTAGAGGGGGCTTTCTGTGCTTCACGTGCCTCCTTGGTCATTGGTACTTTCTCAGGCCTGGAGGTCTCCCCTCTTTCGGAAGTTTCGGCAAAATCCtgctatttgtttcttttatctaaACATCACACTTCTCCACATTGTGTTTCCAAATTTCGTGCCCAATTCGGGCCCTTATACTGGTCCTCCACCTGGCagtccctttctttctttcctttagaTCGTCCAGTATTTGATGTTGCCTGGAAAATCGGCCACGGGGTCCTGTACACGGCTGACCGCCTTGTTTCTTTTGGTTACAATGTCCCTCCGCTCTGCCTCTGTGGCCTCGCCTCAGAGACCCTCCCACATCTGTTTTTTGCATGCCCCCTGGCACAAAGTGTCTTATCGTGGCTACAGTCTCTCATGGTTACAGCCTCCCCTCTGTGTCCGTCTCTCCTTTGTCGTCATGTCCTCTTTGGTTTTAGTCCCGATGAACTCCACTGTGTTCCTCGGATCTTTGTCTACCTCCTTAATGTCTGTCTAATATATATTTGGCACGCCCGCAATGATTTCCGTTTTCGTGATGTTCCACCAAGTGCGCTCGATCTCATTGCGAGTGTCCGTGCCCGCGTCCGGTTTCATCTTCCCTTGTTTTTTCGTCGTTTCCACTCCATCCGTCGTCGTCGTTATTTCCTTCGTCAATGGTGTGCCAGGGGTGTCATCGCCTCGCTCCAGCAAGATCGGTTACTCATTCACCTCTGATCTTTTAAAGTAGTGATTCATTTCCgttatatgattattatttggtAGTTTGGAATTATTATTGAAGTAATAcagtgtttatttttagttaTATCCTTCTTAGTTAATGGTTACTTAAGTCTTACCTTAATTGTTCACACACACAGCGTACCAGTGCTAATgctggattagtcggttgactggtgatCCCCCGGGGTCTGCCATATGCTGGTGAACTCACCGTGTCCTTCTGTTCTCTGTTAGGATTGTGTTTCTGCCTTTTAATGTTGTTGCGATGTTTGTCCTGTTCGTCTTTACCTGTATTTATGTTTGTAAGGGGCGAGGTTCGATCCCTCGGTGACGTTTGACGAGCtaggtgctcccccgtttaaggcgaACCACTGATGTAAgtggattagtcggtatgtctggtggccattgcactcaccctactggggggccagccattcgccttaaatataaaaaaaacttacctgacgcgggaggcactgtgatcaaggaggcagtcctctcaaggtgaggccctttcattgcacttcgatcgggttgacccttgcgattaccccaaatgtgggtaactcgagcgtataatttctggtagtggggacctgcgttcgcgctagtccccgcctctttctcgctagctagctaacctgtttgttttgtgtgatttggatgcaccgcggctggtgctgttgcagttgagctgtgctgtgctgtgctgtgctgtgctgtgctgtgctgtgctgtgctgtgctgtgctgtgctgtgctgagtcagtggtgtttgatgttccatgttgtttatgttgcagagaggaggaagctgactggcttgattttgttgcgtacacgaggaggaagaatgtaactaatccgtggtcattgtattttctctacgagataaagaaacgatagagtcttcaaatagtaagtagtgatgctttatagtagcgatatatgtttgaagtgttctcctcccaccgatcatgttagttaagcaggcaggccgtttgtgcgtggcctgccggcaggaacaatttgcaatttgaaggttttgtgtcgttaacgtttgttgcaaatgggttctatgtgagcgtataattctgtctgtgtccctcttgaaaggaagacaagcttggttacgtgacatgcaaaagattaggttgtgacactcttctttgttgtgtgtgtgtgtctgccattgccacggacactccattgcagtgttctgtggactttgaatgtgttttatttgtcttgtctgtgctttgcgttggctggagaattgtgtttttgatgtcacaaatgtcaaacgttaatggaattgaacagcacgcgcagttatcacgctagcgcgcgcgccattgcaagtgactgcaaaaaggagatttgatttgagaaacaactggcgcttgctgcttgcttgcttgcttgcttgcttgcttgcttgcttgcttgcttgcttgcttgcacgtcggaaaaaaatgttctacaagtaaaatgagttaatacagtgagttatcgttgtgtaatagttaaatgtcgggtgatggcaggggacaaaacaaggaagcctacgacacggggtattcccaggcggtcacccatccaagtactaaccccgcccgacagagcttaacttcggtgatcggacgagaaccggtgttttccctgtggtatggtcgtagacaaggaaatcatcgcgaaaatttgctctcttataaggggaattgaaagagagggttacttgtctagttgtttggttggtggctgtcgagcaacacagggagcagtgaccactgccgtcagaagggaaggcttgctgttgtgttgttgcacttgcaggctggcattctgggcaaggcagtcgggtctgcaatagcaccaccatatcttctgtgcaggagccgtgcagcactctggctggcgtgggccatNNNNNNNNNNNNNNNNNNNNNNNNNNNNNNNNNNNNNNNNNNNNNNNNNNNNNNNNNNNNNNNNNNNNNNNNNcgctgctcattgagcagctcatatattaaactgatttttggaaccgggctgtggaaaagaggcttgcctcgtcccagccacgggttgcctcggtatagcactacctccgagcgcggcccacttccctctggggaagaaacaatcaattgaaaagagcttgaccgttatcttccctaaccttgtggcttgttgttgtttccacagacacacagacagacacggccggctgtgagttgagcaagtgacggaggacggacaaggaagcaccacaagggatcagcgcgcaagctccgtaatgcggtggcaggctgcgtcagaaaagttcatacttacctgacgcgggaggcactgtgatcaaggaggcagtcctctcaaggtgaggccctttcattgcacttcgatcgggttgacccttgcgattaccccaaatgtgggtaactcgagcgtataatttctggtagtggggacctgcgttcgcgctagtccccgcctctttctcgctagctagctaacctgtttgttttgtgtgatttggatgcaccgcggctggtgctgttgcagttgagctgtgctgtgctgtgctgtgctgtgcggtgctgtgctgtgctgtgctgtgctgtgctgtgctgtgctgagtcagtggtgtttgatgttccatgttgtttatgttgcagagaggaggaagctgactggcttgattttgttgcgtacacgaggaggaagaatgtaactaatccgtggtcattgtattttctctacgagataaagaaacgatagagtcttcaaatagtaagtagtgatgctttatagtagcgatatatgtttgaagtgttctcctcccaccgatcatgttagttaagcaggcaggccgtttgtgcgtggcctgccggcaggaacaatttgcaatttgaaggttttgtgtcgttaacgtttgttgcaaatgggttctatgtgagcgtataattctgtctgtgtccctcttgaaaggaagacaagcttggttacgtgacatgcaaaagattaggttgtgacactcttctttgttgtgtgtgtgtctgccattgccacggacactccattgcagtgttctgtggactttgaatgtgttttatttgtcttgtctgtgctttgcgttggctggagaattgtgtttttgatgtcacaaatgtcaaacgttaatggaattgaacagcacgcgcagttatcacgctagcgcgcgcgccattgcaagtgactgcaaaaaggagatttgatttgagaaacaactggcgcttgcttgcttgcttgcttgcttgcttgcttgcttgctcgcttgcttgcttgcttgcacgtcggaaaaaaatgttctacaagtaaaatgagttaatacagtgagttatcgttgtgtaatagttaaatgtcgggtgatggcaggggacaaaacaaggaagcctacgacacggggtattcccaggcggtcacccatccaagtactaaccccgcccgacagagcttaacttcggtgatcggacgagaaccggtgttttccctgtggtatggtcgtagacaaggaaatcatcgcgaaaatttgctctcttataaggggaattgaaagagagggttacttgtctagttgtttggttggtggctgtcgagcaacacagggagcagtgaccactgccgtcagaagggaaggcttgctgttgtgttgttgcacttgcaggctggcattctgggcaaggcagtcgggtctgcaatagcaccaccatatcttctgtgcaggagccgtgcagcactctggctggcgtgggccatNNNNNNNNNNNNNNNNNNNNNNNNNNNNNNNNNNNNNNNNNNNNNNNNNNNNNNNNNNNNNNNNNNNNNNNNNcgctgctcattgagcagctcatatattaaactgatttttggaaccgggctgtggaaaagaggcttgcctcgtcccagccacgggttgcctcggtatagcactacctccgagcgcggcccacttccctctggggaagaaacaatcaattgaaaagagcttgaccgttatcttccctaaccttgtggcttgttgttgtttccacagacacacagacagacacggccggctgtgagttgagcaagtgacggaggacggacaaggaagcaccacaagggatcagcgcgcaagctccgtaatgcggtggcaggctgcgtcagaaaagttcatacttacctgacgcgggaggcactgtgatcaaggaggcagtcctctcaaggtgaggccctttcattgcacttcgatcgggttgacccttgcgattaccccaaatgtgggtaactcgagcgtataatttctggtagtggggacctgcgttcgcgctagtccccgcctctttctcgctagctagctaacctgtttgttttgtgtgatttggatgcaccgcggctggtgctgttgcagttgagctgtgctgtgctgtgctgtgctgtgctgtgctgtgctgtgctgtgctgtgctgtgctgtgctgtgctgagtcagtggtgtttgatgttccatgttgtttatgttgcagagaggaggaagctgactggcttgattttgttgcgtacacgaggaggaagaatgtaactaatccgtggtcattgtattttctctacgagataaagaaacgatagagtcttcaaatagtaagtagtgatgctttatagtagcgatatatgtttgaagtgttctcctcccaccgatcatgttagttaagcaggcaggccgtttgtgcgtggcctgccggcaggaacaatttgcaatttgaaggttttgtgtcgttaacgtttgttgcaaatgggttctatgtgagcgtataattctgtctgtgtccctcttgaaaggaagacaagcttggttacgtgacatgcaaaagattaggttgtgacactcttctttgttgtgtgtgtgtgtctgccattgccacggacactccattgcagtgttctgtggactttgaatgtgttttatttgtcttgtctgtgctttgcgttggctggagaattgtgtttttgatgtcacaaatgtcaaacgttaatggaattgaacagcacgcgcagttatcacgctagcgcgcgcgccattgcaagtgactgcaaaaaggagatttgatttgagaaacaactggcgcttgcttgcttgcttgcttgcttgcttgctgcttgcttgcttgcttgcttgcttggttgcacgtcgaaaaaaatgttctacaagtaaaatgagttaatacagtgagttatcgttgtgtaatagttaaatgtcgggtgatggcaggggacaaaacaaggaagcctacgacacggggtattcccaggcggtcacccatccaagtactaaccccgcccgacagagcttaacttcggtgatcggacgagaaccggtgttttccctgtggtatggtcgtagacaaggaaatcatcgcgaaaatttgctctcttataaggggaattgaaagagagggttacttgtctagttgtttggttggtggctgtcgagcaacacagggagcagtgaccactgccgtcagaagggaaggcttgctgttgtgttgttgcacttgcaggctggcattctgggcaaggcagtcgggtctgcaatagcaccaccatatcttctgtgcaggagccgtgcagcactctggctggcgtgggccatNNNNNNNNNNNNNNNNNNNNNNNNNNNNNNNNNNNNNNNNNNNNNNNNNNNNNNNNNNNNNNNNNNNNNNNNNcgctgctcattgagcagctcatatattaaactgatttttggaaccgggctgtggaaaagaggcttgcctcgtcccagccacgggttgcctcggtatagcactacctccgagcgcggcccacttccctctggggaagaaacaatcaattgaaaagagcttgaccgttatcttccctaaccttgtggcttgttgttgtttccacagacacacagacagacacggccggctgtgagttgagcaagtgacggaggacggacaaggaagcaccacaagggatcagcgcgcaagctccgtaatgcggtggcaggctgcgtcagaaaagttcatacttacctgacgcgggaggcactgtgatcaaggaggcagtcctctcaaggtgaggccctttcattgcacttcgatcgggttgacccttgcgattaccccaaatgtgggtaactcgagcgtataatttctggtagtggggacctgcgttcgcgctagtccccgcctctttctcgctagctagctaacctgtttgttttgtgtgatttggatgcaccgcggctggtgctgttgcagttgagctgtgctgtgctgtgctgtgctgtgctgtgctgtgctgtgctgtgctgtgctgtgctgtgctgtgctgagtcagtggtgtttgatgttccatgttgtttatgttgcagagaggaggaagctgactggcttgattttgttgcgtacacgaggaggaagaatgtaactaatccgtggtcattgtattttctctacgagataaagaaacgatagagtcttcaaatagtaagtagtgatgctttatagtagcgatatatgtttgaagtgttctcctcccaccgatcatgttagttaagcaggcaggccgtttgtgcgtggcctgccggcaggaacaatttgcaatttgaaggttttgtgtcgttaacgtttgttgcaaatgggttctatgtgagcgtataattctgtctgtgtccctcttgaaaggaagacaagcttggttacgtgacatgcaaaagattaggttgtgacactcttctttgttgtgtgtgtgtctgccattgccacggacactccattgcagtgttctgtggactttgaatgtggtttttttgtcttgtctgtgctttgcgttggctggagaattgtgtttttgatgtcacaaatgtcaaacgttaatggaattgaacagcacgcgcagttatcacgctagcgcgcgcgccattgcaagtgactgcaaaaaggagatttgatttgagaaacaactggcgcttgcttgcttgcttgcttgcttgcttgcttgcttgcttgcttgcttgcttgcttgcacgtcggaaaaaatgttctacaagtaaaatgagttaatacagtgagttatcgttgtgtaatagttaaatgtcgggtgatggcaggggacaaaacaaggaagcctacgacacggggtattcccaggcggtcacccatccaagtactaaccccgcccgacagagcttaacttcggtgatcggacgagaaccggtgttttccctgtggtatggtcgtagacaaggaaatcatcgcgaaaatttgctctcttataaggggaattgaaagagagggttacttgtctagttgtttggttggtggctgtcgagcaacacagggagcagtgaccactgccgtcagaagggaaggcttgctgttgtgttgttgcacttgcaggctggcattctgggcaaggcagtcgggtctgcaatagcaccaccatatcttctgtgcaggagccgtgcagcactctggctggcgtgggccatNNNNNNNNNNNNNNNNNNNNNNNNNNNNNNNNNNNNNNNNNNNNNNNNNNNNNNNNNNNNNNNNNNNNNNNNNcgctgctcattgagcagctcatattaaactgatttttggaaccgggctgtggaaaagaggcttgcctcgtcccagccacgggttgcctcggtatagcactacctccgagcgcggcccacttccctctggggaagaaacaatcaattgaaaagagcttgaccgttatcttccctaaccttgtggcttgttgttgtttccacagacacacagacagacacggccggctgtgagttgagcaagtgacggaggacggacaaggaagcaccacaagggatcagcgcgcaagctccgtaatgcggtggcaggctgcgtcagaaaagttcatacttacctgacgcgggaggcactgtgatcaaggaggcagtcctctcaaggtgaggccctttcattgcacttcgatcgggttgacccttgcgattaccccaaatgtgggtaactcgagcgtataatttctggtagtggggacctgcgttcgcgctagtccccgcctctttctcgctagctagctaacctgtttgttttgtgtgatttggatgcaccgcggctggtgctgttgcagttgagctgtgctgtgctgtgctgtgcgtgctgtgctgtgctgtgctgtgctgtgctgtgctgtgctgtgctgtgctgagtcagtggtgtttgatgttccatgttgtttatgttgcagagaggaggaagctgactggcttgattttgttgcgtacacgaggaggaagaatgtaactaatccgtggtcattgtattttctctacgagataaagaaacgatagagtcttcaaatagtaagtagtgatgctttatagtagcgatatatgtttgaagtgttctcctcccaccgatcatgttagttaagcaggcaggccgtttgtgcgtggcctgccggcaggaacaatttgcaatttgaaggttttgtgtcgttaacgtttgttgcaaatgggttctatgtgagcgtataattctgtctgtgtccctcttgaaaggaagacaagcttggttacgtgacatgcaaaagattaggttgtgacactcttctttgttgtgtgtgtgtgtctgccattgccacggacactccattgcagtgttctgtggactttgaatgtgttttatttgtcttgtctgtgctttgcgttggctggagaattgtgtttttgatgtcacaaatgtcaaacgttaatggaattgaacagcacgcgcagttatcacgctagcgcgcgcgccattgcaagtgactgcaaaaaggagatttgatttgagaaacaactggcgcttgcttgcttgcttgcttgcttgcttgcttgcttgcttgcttgcttgcttgcttgcttgcacgtcggaaaaaaatgttctacaagtaaaatgagttaatacagtgagttatcgttgtgtaatagttaaatgtcgggtgatggcaggggacaaaacaaggaagcctacgacacggggtattcccaggcggtcacccatccaagtactaaccccgcccgacagagcttaacttcggtgatcggacgagaaccggtgttttccctgtggtatggtcgtagacaaggaaatcatcgcgaaaatttgctctcttataaggggaattgaaagagagggttacttgtctagttgtttggttggtggctgtcga
This window harbors:
- the LOC136901001 gene encoding uncharacterized protein; this encodes MADLRDNELSPMDDSSSVSNVTDKKKTKTSDKNVPEGTSNVVRVIANTESDVSNESNQCMESIESMESSERNESNESNESNEMKGDEIPNKNVRSLADPSSEGAARTKKVAKASSRKARKPSSSTPSLPTTLPGAAKHVGLPSSVSAVPPRNRAR